A portion of the Punica granatum isolate Tunisia-2019 chromosome 7, ASM765513v2, whole genome shotgun sequence genome contains these proteins:
- the LOC116214605 gene encoding protein ALP1-like has translation MPRHGNSRRNETQPSDEEDYDNELMWIYLALENAAAEQHVPRNIPCRTSTLQGRHYIEEVLANDTRCFENFRMHPHVFHNLCDTLRANCGIRNTRKGTTVEEMVGMFLMVVGHSTRLSVVAERFQHSKETVSRLIKVIVRGIHSLSPTYIRRRNVDVQPEIQRCRKWYPFFKNCIGAIDGTHVSATVPSSVRGVYRDRNNEITQNVLAACSHDMMFTHVVTGWEGSAHDSRILSDSATLQTFPAPYGEQYYVVDAGYPNIPGYMAPYKGQRYHRSDFNDDTPPTTEKELFNQRHASVRNVIERCFGVLKSRFAILRSMPNYGLSMKMHGNITMNSEILLI, from the exons ATGCCAAGACATGGTAATTCACGACGAAATGAAACTCAACCAAGTGATGAAGAAGATTACGATAATGAGCTTATGTGGATTTATCTTGCGCTTGAGAATGCAGCGGCCGAACAACATGTCCCGCGCAACATTCCTTGTAGAACCTCAACGCTACAAGGTAGACATTACATAGAGGAAGTTCTTGCCAATGACACAAGGTGTTTCGAGAATTTCAGGATGCACCCTCACGTATTTCATAACTTGTGCGATACGTTAAGGGCAAACTGTGGAATCAGAAATACCAGGAAAGGTACAACCGTCGAGGAAATGGTCGGCATGTTCTTAATGGTTGTTGGACATAGTACGCGATTGTCTGTGGTTGCCGAACGCTTTCAGCATTCTAAGGAGACGGTGTCACGGCTCATCAAGGTAATAGTTAGAGGAATTCATTCATTGTCACCAACATACATAAGACGGAGGAACGTTGACGTGCAACCTGAAATTCAGAGATGCCGAAAATGGTACCCATTCTTTAAG AATTGCATTGGAGCAATCGATGGAACACACGTGTCGGCTACTGTTCCTTCATCGGTGAGAGGCGTGTATCGCGATCGAAATAACGAGATTACGCAAAATGTTCTCGCCGCTTGTTCGCATGACATGATGTTCACACATGTCGTGACTGGATGGGAGGGTTCGGCTCACGACTCGAGAATTTTGTCCGATTCTGCTACATTGCAGACATTCCCCGCTCCATATGGTG aacaatattatgttgttgatgctGGATACCCCAATATTCCCGGTTATATGGCTCCTTACAAAGGGCAGAGGTACCATCGCAGTGACTTTAATGACGACACACCACCAACGACGGAGAAAGAGTTATTCAATCAGCGGCACGCATCCGTTCGTAATGTTATCGAGCGGTGTTTTGGGGTGCTGAAGAGCAGATTTGCCATACTGCGGTCAATGCCAAATTACGGCCTG AGCATGAAAATGCATGGCAATATTACGATGAATTCCGAAATCCTCCTCATCTAA
- the LOC116214606 gene encoding uncharacterized protein LOC116214606 — MAPKGDGILEWTDALESAFIDVLLEKFTRTHTTSWKGKDWQQMNKELEEQFPGTTLGIKKLQQKLRRLRTQYTQFTELVSHTGVGWDETTNTVKASAHVWDKFIKNSGYKSFQAKGFKHYNSLNELFRSKTATGALRISSAEPPKSPKTYARMEEDFLAAAANRGKEPVNLEEGSGDSDDPVHEVAEPVVTASRRQVRRRSSNADSRLQECLDMLKCNMSRREKERICTPPTSKRSKSVTSPPKPAPGSIEESMAVLNVLRPQLSIEEYLVASDCLSKDEQTRRMFMCLLDDTRLPWVRRLVAP, encoded by the exons ATGGCCCCCAAGGGTGATGGAATACTTGAGTGGACAGATGCATTGGAGAGTGCTTTCATTGACGTGTTGCTTGAGAAGTTCACAAGGACGCATACTACATCTTGGAAAGGAAAGGATTGGCAACAAATGAATAAGGAGCTGGAAGAGCAATTTCCAGGCACCACTCTCGGCATCAAGAAGTTGCAGCAGAAGCTTCGAAGGCTGCGGACCCAATACACACAGTTCACTGAGCTTGTTTCGCACACTGGTGTCGGTTGGGATGAGACAACCAACACGGTGAAGGCAAGTGCTCATGTGTGGGACAAATTTATTAAG AACAGTGGGTACAAGAGTTTCCAAGCAAAAGGCTTCAAGCATTACAACTCATTAAATGAGTTGTTCAGATCTAAGACAGCAACAGGTGCGTTACGAATTTCGTCTGCGGAACCACCAAAGAGCCCAAAAACTTATGCACGCATGGAAGAAGACTTCCTAGCAGCAGCGGCAAATCGGGGAAAAGAACCAGTCAATCTTGAAGAGGGCTCCGGCGATAGTGATGACCCGGTCCATGAGGTTGCCGAACCTGTTGTTACAGCGTCCCGTCGGCAAGTGCGTAGAAGGAGTTCCAACGCTGACTCCCGATTGCAAGAGTGCCTCGACATGTTGAAGTGCAATATGAGCAGgagggagaaggagagaaTTTGTACCCCTCCGACATCgaagagaagtaaatctgtgaCGAGCCCTCCGAAACCAGCTCCGGGTTCTATCGAGGAGTCGATGGCTGTACTGAATGTTTTGCGTCCACAACTGTCCATTGAAGAGTACCTCGTGGCCAGTGATTGTCTATCAAAGGATGAGCAGACAAGGCGTATGTTCATGTGCTTGCTCGATGATACAAGGCTTCCATGGGTTCGTCGCCTTGTTGCCCCTTGA